The Fimbriimonadaceae bacterium genome contains the following window.
GGGGCAGGTGAGGGCCGTGTTGCTCCAGGGACCCCGTCGGGACGAGCACGACGGCGTCGCGGGAAAAGCCGTCGACCTCCGGCCAGGCCGCCTCGGCAAGCTTCAAGCCGTCACACCTCCGGGTACAGGTCGCGCATGAGCATCCGCACCGACGAGTTGAGTTCCTTGTCGCGGTCCATCATGTCGCGGATCTTCTTGTACCCGTGCATCATCGACGTGTGGTCACGGTTCCCGAACAAAGCGCCGATGTGCTTCCATGAATCGCCGGTGATCTCCCGGGTCATGTAGACCGCCACATGGCGGGCGTGGGCGATGGGCGCCTTGCGGCTTGTGCCCCGGATCTCGCTGACATCAATCTGGAAGTGCTTGCTGACCATGCCCAAGATCTGGTCGAAACTCGGCTTGGCGATCCCGACGGTCTGGTAGTACTGGTCCACCATCGCTTCGGCAAGTTCCAGGCTCAGGGGAAGGGCCTCGAGGCTCGCCTGGGCGGCCAGCTTGGTCAGGGCCCCCTCCAGGATGCGGACGTTGCCCGGCACCCGTTCGGCCAGGTACATCGCCGTGGCGTGGTCGATCGCCACGCGCTCCTGCTCGGCCTTTTTGAGGATGATCGCGCAGCGCGTCTCCGTGTCGGGCATCTGGACGTCCGCCACCAAACCGCTCTCAAACCGGGAGCGCAGACGCTCGTCCATCAGGAGCAGGTCCCGGGGCGGGCGGTCGGAGCACAGGACGATCTGCTTGCCCATGCCTTGCAGGTAATTGAAGGTGTGGAAGATCTCTTCTTGGGTCTTGTCCTTGCCGGCGACGAACTGGATGTCGTCGACGAGCCAGACGTTAACCGACCTTTGGGCGCGCCTAAACTGGTCGATCCGGTTGTTCTGTAGGGCGTGGACAAACTCCTCGGCGAACTGCTGGGCCGTGATGTAGGTCACGGGGAAGCCCGGTTCGCGGGCGAGGATCTCGTTGGCGATGCCGTGGAGCAGGTGGGTCTTCCCCAGCCCCGACTGGCCGTAAATGAACAGGGGGTTGTACTTCTGCCCCGGTGCGGCGGCGACGGCCTTGGCACCGGCAAAGGCCAAGCGGTTGCTCTGACCGACGACGAACCGGTCGAACGAGTACTTTTCTGACGGCCTGAAGACCGATGTCTCCACCGAAATCGGCACCGTGGCGACCTTGACCGGGCTCGTCGGGGTCACCGGTTTCTCCCTGGTCTCCACCCTCAACTCGACCGTGACAGTCTGGCCCAGCTCGTCGCCCAGGGCTTCCTCCAAGAGTTCGATGTACTTCTCTTGGACCCACTCCTGGATGAATTTGCCCGGAGCCATAAACGTGACCCGGCCGTCCGCGTTGCCGCATGGCTTGAGCGGGCGCAAGAAGCGCTCGAAACTCGTCACCGGCACACGGTCTTTCACCCGCGCCAAGGCGTGGTCCCACGCTTGGCGGAGGAGGATCTGATCCTGAGGCTCGTCGAGAGAGAACTGGTCCATAACTGAAAAACACCCCGACAGGGGAAGGAAGTGGGGGCGAGTATACACACGGACCACGGCGCCTGCCCGCAAGATTTTGAGGGACATTTTCGGCCCCCGGCTCACCGGGCAAAGGGTCTTTCGAGACTCGGCCATGCCGACCCCGGCCCTCCCCACGGACGCTTGGACAAAAAGCGAAGGATATTTGGTTGTCAAGGCCCGGATGGGTCGCCGGGACGATATCGAGGACGCCGGGCCACAATAACCCCATGTCCGCGGTCGCGATGCTGGGTGGGCGCGACCTGCCCGACGAAGTCGTCCGGGTCTGGTCAGCCACGGCCACGGACCTTTACGCCGCCGACTCGGGGGCGGACCGCCTCCTGGCCCTGGGCTTCCGGCCGACCGTCGTCGGCGACATGGACAGCTTCAAGGGTTCACGGGAGGGCCTCCGGGTGGTCCAGAGTGCCGACCAAGAGACCAGCGACCTAGACAAGCTCCTCGACGTGGTGAGGGGGGACGGCCACTCCCGCCTCGTCGTCCTTGGCATCGAGGGCGACCGCCTTGACCATGTCCTTGTCGGCCTGCACCGCTTGGCCGCCAGCCCTTTGGCCGTCCTCGTCGTCCTCCGCCGTGGCCTCGGGTTCGTGGCCAAGGGTGACGCCCCGTTCACATGGGGCGAGGACACCGGGCACCGGTTTTCGGTCGTCAACATGGGATGCCGACCCGTGACGATCAAAGGCGCCCGCTGGCCGGTCGGGCCAGACGCCAGTTTTAAGACGAGCATTTCGAACGTCATCGACCCCGGCCCCCTTGTCGTCGAGGCGGAAGGGGCCGCACTGGTGATCGTCGAACGCGACCCGGCCGCTCTTGTCCCATGGTGACCCTCGCCCCGCTGGACTGGGCGGTCGTCGCCGTGTTCACCGCCCTGTTGCTCGGCCTGGGCTTCTCGGCCAAGTTGCGCGACTCCAGCGTGCTCCAGTTCCTTGCCGCGGGGCGTTCGTTGACGTTGCCGTTCTTCGTGACCTCCCTGGTCGCCACCTGGTACGGCGGCATCCTGGGGATCGGTGAGTCAGTCTCCTACTACGGCGTCGGCACGTGGCTCCTGCTTGGCGTCCCCTTCTACGTCTTCGGGGTCGTTTACGCTTTGTGGTTGTCCAAGCGGGTCCGCGAGGCTGACCAGATCAGCATCCCCGACCGCCTGGAGGCCGCGTTCGGCAAGTGGTCGGCCCTTGTCGGTGCCGTGCTCCTGATCCTCATGGCCGTGCCCGCCGCCCACGCCCTGATGCTCGGCACCCTGACGCAGGCCCTGACCGGCCAGCCGCTGGTCGTCTCCGTCGTCCTGGGCGTCGCAGTCGGGTCGCTGTTCCTTTTCAAGGGGGGCCTGCTGGCGGACGTCAGGGTGTCGGTGCTGTCCTTCACCCTCATGTACGTCGGCTTTGCCGTGGCCTTGGCGGTCGGCGTCGCCCGGTTCGGTTCCCCGTTCGACCTGCGCGGACTTGAACCGCACCTCGCTCAGGTTGACGGTGGGGCGGGGCCAGTGGCCGTCGCCACGTTCTTCATCCTGGGGGCGTGGACCCTGGTCGACCCGGGCTTTCACCAGCGGGCCGCCAGCGCGGCCTCTCCGGAGGTCGGCCGCCGCGGCGTGCTCGTGAGCGTGGTCTGCTGGATGGTGTTCGACTTCCTCAGCGTCAGCGTCGGCCTCCTTGCCCTTCGAGCGGTGGACCCGATGCCCGAGAACAAGGTGCTCCTCTTCCCCCTCTTTGCCCAGGCCGTCCTGCCGACGGGGGTCAAGGCTCTGTTTCTCGTCGGCATGGCGGGTACCGTCACCACCGCCCTGGTCAGCTACGCCTTGGTCAGCGGCGCGTCCGCCGGCCGTGACGTCCTGTGCCGGGTCGTTCCCGGGCGGGACGAACTCACCGCCACCCGCGTCGGCGTGGCCGCCGCCCTCGTCGCCGCCGTGGCCCTCGCCCTCAACATCCAAAGCGTCGTCGCCCTCTGGTACGCCTGGAGCGGCGCGATCGTCGGGGCCCTTCTCTGGCCGGTCTGGGTCGCCTACCGGGGTAAGCCCGCCCGTGACGTCTGGACGGCGGTCAGCATGGCGGCCGGTGCGGCGACCGGACTGGCGTGGATGTTTTGGGGGCGCGCCAACGGCAACCCCGACCTCAACGTCAAGCTACCGGACAGCGTCTTCGGTTACAATCTTTTTGGAGGACTCGCGGGGACCAACGTCGGGATCGGGACACTTGTTCCGGCGTTCGCGGTGACCGCCGTGCTCTTGTCGCTGGGATCAGCGTCCAATAAGGGAAAACATGAGCCAGACTGACGAGCCTGTGGCCGCCGTCGAAGAGAACGACGGCACGACGCATGCCGAGACGGCACCGGCCGAGCCGCCGCCTCTGCCTGGCGACGCGACGACCGACCTTCCGCGCCTCGTGGTGAAGAGGGCCGGGGCCGAGACCGAGGAGGTTTTCTTCTTCTCCCCGCCGGCCACGGTCGGGCGGTTCGACCCCGCTGTCGGGCCTGTCGACGTCGATTTGGCCGCGATCCCCGAGGGAAGCTACGTCAGCCGCAAGCATGCCAAGATCACCCACGACGACGAGGGCTATAAACTCGCTGACCTGGGCTCGTCAAACGGCACCTACGTCCTGCGCGACGGGGACTTCCAAAAGATCGACGAGACCGTCGTCACGGACGGCGACGAGATCGCTCTGGGCAACGCCCGGTTTGTCTTCCGCACAGCTCCCGGATAAGTCGGTCTGCGGGCCCTAGACGATCTGGACGTCGGGGGTGCCGTCTTGGAGCTCACCGATCTCGGCGGCATGGACGCCGGACGACTCGAGGTGCCCGATGACCATCGGCACCGATTCGGAGTCGACGACCAAAACCATCCCGATCCCCATGTTGAAGGCCCGGAACATCTCCGCGTCCGAGACTTGACCGAGCACCTGGACCGCTTTGAACACGGGCAGGGGCACCCAGTTGCGCTGGTAGATGACGGCGGTCAGGTCAGAAGGCATGACCCGGGTGAGGTTGCCAGCAATGCCGCCCCCCGTGATATGAGCCGCCGCATAGACTGCCTCAGTTTGCTGGATTAGCGGATAGACCGCGTTGAAGTAGCAAAGATGCGGCCGGAGCAAGGCGTCGCCAATGGTCTCCACCCCGTCACCACCCGGCAAGGGGTCTCGCACGCTAAACCCGCCGACCTCGAAGAAAGCGCGTCGGGCCAACGAGTAACCGTTGGTGTGCAGGCCGTTGCTGGCGATACCGACCAGTTTGTCACCCGGCTTCGGCTTGGGCCGAGGAAGGCGCCGAGACGCGTCCACCACCCCGACAATCGCCCCGACGACGTCGATCTCTTCGTCGGCATAGACGCCGGGCATCTCGGCCGTCTCACCGCCGACGAGGGCGCAACCCACCGCCTGGCAGGCTTCGGCCGCACCGGTGACGACCTGGTGGAACGCGGCTGGCTCCAGACGGCTGCAACCGAAGTAGTCCAAGAAGAAGAGCGGTTTTGCCCCTTGGCACAGGATGTCGTTGACGCAGTGGTTGACGATGTCTTGGCCGATGCCGGAGTAATCCCCCACCATGGCCGCCACCTTGGTCTTGGTGCCCACCCCGTCGACGCTGCTGACGAGGACGGGCCGGGCCATGTCCCCAAAGTTGGCGGCGTACATCGCCCCGAACCCGCCGACTCCGCCGACCACGTTTTCGTTGTGGGTGGCCTTGATCGCTTCGGCGACCCCGCGCAGCGAGCGTTCCGCCTGGTCGATGTCGACGCCGGCGCCGGCGTAGGTCATGGGGTGGTCGGCCATCGCGTCCTCGGAGAGGGAGCTGGTGAGTCGTCTGGGACTCGAACCCAGGACCCACGCCTTAAAAGGGCGTTGCTCTACCGACTGAGCTAACGACTCCAGCGGGCTTGAAGATACCCGCTCAGGGCTTCTTGGTCAGGTCCGCCCTGCCCGTCCGTCACCGTGGCCCTTTCTCGATCGGCAACAGGCGGGCCCGGCCACCCTTGACGTCGAGACTGACCAAAGCGCCTTGGACAAGCTCAGCCTGAAACCAGTCGATCGCCTCAAGAATAGAGCGACCTGACGTCGCCGGGTCAATGTCGTGGCTCCGAATCTGCAGTACGCTCGGGCGGCTCCTCCCGGTCGCGGCGAGAATGGCACCGAAATCGAGGTCATGGGTCAAGAGCACACGGTCTTGTTGAGCCGCATAGGCCAAGACCTCTTGGTCACTGGCGTCTCCCGGACCGATGTTCGACCAATGCTCCGTGTCGTGTCCAGACTCGCTTAATACCGCCACCCAAGATGGCGACAGGTTCATGTCAAGGAGCAAGCGCACCAATCAGCTCGCTTGGCCAATCTCCGTTTCGCGCTCCTCCGAGCGCCAAGCTGCATAGGACAAGGCCTGCCTGACATCCTCCTCCTCGATGTACGGATACATGTCCAAGATTTCAGCAATCTCTCGACGGGCCGCAAGAAGTCCGACGAGTGCGCCGACAGTGACCCGGGTGCCCCTCACACAGGGCTTCCCCCCCATGACTTGAGGATCCGCGACGATTCGATCCATTTCACCCACCTGCATCAAAGTATACGTTGCGGCAATTGAATTCCAGTTCGATGAAGCCGAATGAGCTCGCGGACCAGCCAATGCCCAGCCGGGTTGTGTCGCATGTCCGGCGGCTGCACCCCCAACCCGCCCCACGGACGGAGGGTGGTGACGATCTGGCCGTCCGGTCGGCGCGTGATGTAGCTGCCTGCCTGGTACGTACGGGTGTCGATGCGGCGAAGGAGGACTTCGTCGTCGGGCGGCAGGACACAGTCGCTGGCGACGTCGTGGAGGAGCGTGAGGTCGCCGAGTTGTTCGAACCCCGTCTCGGCCATTTGGACGCACTCGCGCCAAAACGGTGCCGGCTGCGTGCCAGCCCGCACACCGAAGGCCACCGCCGCACCGGCCGTGTCTTGGTCGTCCACGGCCACCAGTCGTCCGTCCGTGTCCCAGGGCAGCCCGGCCAGAGGGTGTCCCTCTCGGTCGGCGATCCGGTAGCCGCGGAGGTCTTCAGCACTCAACGGCTCGACAACATGGAAGAACGTCGACCATTCCTCCGCGCCATCAAGTGCTAGGAGGCCAAGGCCATAGTGTCCCGCAGGCAAATCTCCTTCCCACCGGAATGCCGGACTGGGGACTCTGGCACAGGTCTCGAACTCCAGCACCTCGTCGGCAATCGACGTACCGTCCACCCGGTCAATGAGCCTCCGCCGCCGGACCGGGCCCCCTACATCCGAGCGGACGCCGACGGACACCTGGACAAGCCCGGCGAAGTGGCAGCCCACGCTATGCCAGCCGGGCCGGTTTCCGCCGTGGACCCAAGGCGGTGACCGTCGGGGCACCAGGAAGAACTGGTCGGTGTGGCAATAAGGGTAGCGGCCCCTCCACATCGACCGCGGGCCACGACTGACGCCAGAAGTCGAGATCGGAGTGTCATCCCAGCCCGTGATGACCCAACCCGACATGTCCTCCAACGACGCGACCGACTCCATCACCCGTTTTCGGATGAACTCAGCCTTATAGGCACTGGCCTCCTGCGCGGCAAGAAAGCTGAAAGCGCCGCTGACGTTCCACCTAAATCCTTCCCCTCTCTCCAGCATCGGGGGAAAATCGTATTGCCACTTCACCCCCTGGTCATTGAGGGCGGGGTCGTTGCTGGCCCAGTACGGCATGTCCCGGGCCAGGGCGTCCAGATCACGGACGTGGTCAAAGTCGTTGAACTCCCCCAGCAGAATCGGCCGCTTCTCCCGTGGCCCGTGGGCCAGGGACTGGAGCACCTGGGGGTAGTACATCAGGTCGCAATAGGGATGGAAGTCGTCGAAGGTGCCGTACTCGCGAGGGTCACCGCCGTACATCTCGGCCCCGCCCGAGTTGTCCTTGACCAATGGGCAACCCGTCTCCTCCACCACGAACTCGGTCAACCGACGCCGAAAATCAGGCGGGGTCGACTCGCTGAGCTCGCACCCGACCGTCCAGCAGACGATGTTGTCGTGATGGCGGTACTGGAGGACGATCCTCTTGATCTCCTCCTCCATCTCGGCCAGGCGGGCGGCGTCGCCGGTCGGCATCCACAAAGGTAACTCGACCCATGCGACGAGGCCGGCCTTCTTCAGGGCCTCAAGCGCGTCGTGGGGCGGCAGCCACAGGCAGAACTTGACCGTGTTGAAGCCGAGGTCCTTGACCCGCTTCCAGTCATCTTCAAAGACCTCAAGGGGTGGGGCCGTGTGGCGGTAGTCGGGATACCAGCCCCAGGTCAGGACGCCGCGCATGGTCCAAGGGCGGTCGTCCAGCCATAGCTTGGTGCCTTGGACGCTGATCCGCTGCTGAGGCTTTGGCTTGGGAGCCAGCGGGTCGGTGGCGGACTCGACGACCCGGACCGGGCGGTAGAGGCCGCCGAACGTCGTGTCGACGTAGGGCAAGAACCCGCTGAGGACGTCTTTGACGGGAAACGCCGTCCCGCCGTTCTTGGTGACTTTGACTTCGACCTCGACCGTCTGGCCGTCCCAGGGCGCGAGGTCGATGGAAAAGGCGTCCCAGATTCCCCGGTGGGTGAGGACGAGCGCACCGTCGATGCTGACGACCGCTTCGTAGGAAACGCCGTCAAAGACGAGCCACTGTCCGGTCCGTGCCGTCAGCGAGGCGCGGTAGGTGGCCGGGCCCTCCCAACGGACGTCCACCCGGTCGTCCCAAAAGACGTGGGGCAACGTGACCTCGTGCGGGCCGTCGCCATAGTCGACCGTCCAATTCATCGTTCCACCGTCACCGTCCCCGGTTCACCCTCGCGGCCTACGATCGTGACCTTGATCGGCAGGAACTGCTTCACCGCCCAGGCCATGGTGATGAGGCGGCGGGTGACCTGCGGTGTGGTCAGGACCGTTTTGCCTTCGGCAAAGACGGCGGGTAGCAACAGCTGGTCGGCCAGGAAGGCGTCCACGGCGGCGTTGGTGCCGTGCCAGTCCACAAACCCTTGCCAAGCGCGCTGCACCGTCACGGGCACGGTCATGCCCCGCTGGAGCACGGCTGACCCCGAGCCGAACCCAGTCTCGTGCTCCGCCCAGACCGTGACGGACAGTCCGGGCTCGCGGCCCTGGACCTCGTTGACCTCCACCTCGGCGTCCAGGCCACGCCCGGCAAAGAGTTGGCCCAGGGCCACCCGGGCTCGTTCGCCCGCCTCGGGGGCCATCCCGCTCACCGTGACCTCGGCGCCGCACGCGACCAACGCCCCTCGGAGCCGCCAGTCCACCCCGGTCGTCGCGCTGGGCTCGATGTCGCAATACACCTCGCCCCGGCCTCCCATGCCGAAGCCGGTCGACGCCAGCGACGGGTAGCAGTACAGGCCCATGCGCCGGAGCGCCGGAGCGGTGGACCGGACAAAGGCGTCATATCCCAACGTGTTGTTGTTATGGGTCTCGCCGAAGACGGTGACTTGGCTGTAGGCCCCCGTCCG
Protein-coding sequences here:
- a CDS encoding FHA domain-containing protein, with protein sequence MSQTDEPVAAVEENDGTTHAETAPAEPPPLPGDATTDLPRLVVKRAGAETEEVFFFSPPATVGRFDPAVGPVDVDLAAIPEGSYVSRKHAKITHDDEGYKLADLGSSNGTYVLRDGDFQKIDETVVTDGDEIALGNARFVFRTAPG
- the dnaA gene encoding chromosomal replication initiator protein DnaA, which translates into the protein MDQFSLDEPQDQILLRQAWDHALARVKDRVPVTSFERFLRPLKPCGNADGRVTFMAPGKFIQEWVQEKYIELLEEALGDELGQTVTVELRVETREKPVTPTSPVKVATVPISVETSVFRPSEKYSFDRFVVGQSNRLAFAGAKAVAAAPGQKYNPLFIYGQSGLGKTHLLHGIANEILAREPGFPVTYITAQQFAEEFVHALQNNRIDQFRRAQRSVNVWLVDDIQFVAGKDKTQEEIFHTFNYLQGMGKQIVLCSDRPPRDLLLMDERLRSRFESGLVADVQMPDTETRCAIILKKAEQERVAIDHATAMYLAERVPGNVRILEGALTKLAAQASLEALPLSLELAEAMVDQYYQTVGIAKPSFDQILGMVSKHFQIDVSEIRGTSRKAPIAHARHVAVYMTREITGDSWKHIGALFGNRDHTSMMHGYKKIRDMMDRDKELNSSVRMLMRDLYPEV
- a CDS encoding DUF433 domain-containing protein; this encodes MDRIVADPQVMGGKPCVRGTRVTVGALVGLLAARREIAEILDMYPYIEEEDVRQALSYAAWRSEERETEIGQAS
- the purM gene encoding phosphoribosylformylglycinamidine cyclo-ligase is translated as MADHPMTYAGAGVDIDQAERSLRGVAEAIKATHNENVVGGVGGFGAMYAANFGDMARPVLVSSVDGVGTKTKVAAMVGDYSGIGQDIVNHCVNDILCQGAKPLFFLDYFGCSRLEPAAFHQVVTGAAEACQAVGCALVGGETAEMPGVYADEEIDVVGAIVGVVDASRRLPRPKPKPGDKLVGIASNGLHTNGYSLARRAFFEVGGFSVRDPLPGGDGVETIGDALLRPHLCYFNAVYPLIQQTEAVYAAAHITGGGIAGNLTRVMPSDLTAVIYQRNWVPLPVFKAVQVLGQVSDAEMFRAFNMGIGMVLVVDSESVPMVIGHLESSGVHAAEIGELQDGTPDVQIV
- a CDS encoding DUF5615 family PIN-like protein, yielding MRLLLDMNLSPSWVAVLSESGHDTEHWSNIGPGDASDQEVLAYAAQQDRVLLTHDLDFGAILAATGRSRPSVLQIRSHDIDPATSGRSILEAIDWFQAELVQGALVSLDVKGGRARLLPIEKGPR